The stretch of DNA TGCGGTACACCTCGCGGGCAAGCCGCTTGCAGCCGACGTCGATGCCGACACATTGGCCACGGACACCCGTGGTTACTCGGGTGCAGACTTGCGGTCAGTGGTTCGGCAGGCCGCGATGTACGCGATTCGAGAGTTCGCCGCAGAAATCGGCCCGGAAGCCGCGACCAGCCGGGCAGCCGAGTTAGTGATTCGCGAATCCCACTTCGCACAGGCTCTAGAGCAAGTAGAACCCTCGTTGACCTGAGCAGAGGACTGTGACGGCTCCGTTTTGCCTGTTTAAGATGACAGTAATAAAAACAGTAATGCTTTGACAGTGGGGACGAACGTTGAAATAGAACTGATGGGTGACGAAGATAGGCCAGTCATTCTCGTTGTCGAAGACGAAGCTGACGTGGCAGAAACGTACGAGATTTGGCTCAGTGGCAAGTACGACGTAACCGTGGCACAAAACGGTCGTGAAGCGCTTGCAGCTATCACCGAAGCGGTTGATGTCGTCCTCTTAGACCGGATGATGCCGGGGCTTTCCGGAGACGAGGTACTCTCGACTATCCGTGAACGCGACCTCAACTGTCGCGTGGCGATGGTGACCGCCGTAGAGCCGGATTTCGACATCATCGATATGGGATTCGACGCCTATCTCAGCAAGCCAGTAAGCAAAGCCCAGTTGCACGACACCGTCGATAGTCTTGTAGAGCGGGCGACCTACTCTGCGCTCTTACAGGAATACTACGCGCTCGCAGAGACGAAAGCGGCACTGATGACCGGGAAGCGTATCGAGAAACTCGAACAAAACGACGCATACAACGAACTCGAAGCCAAGCTAGCGGACGTGAAAGCACGGTTGAATGAAACGCAGGGTGGTTTCACGGACGAGACGTCGTTCATCAGCGCACTTCGGGATTTGGGGGGTACGAATGGAGACCAATCGTAACACTGACACTGACCAAGTAGGCTACGAGCTGGAGGGCGTTCTCCCCGAGGAGACACTCCGCGTCTCACCGGGTACGAACATTCTGATAGCCGGTCCGCCGATGAGCGGGAAGCAAGATCTCGCCTTATCTATCCTCGCACAGGGGGCCACAGACGGAGAAGGCAGCGTCATCGTCTCGACAGACCGCAGTGCTGACTCCATCAACAAAGAGTTCACAAAGCGGGTACCGAATCTCAATCACGACTCGTTTGGTATCGTGGAGTCGCGCGAGTCGGGTGGTTCTGCGAAAGACGAGTTCGTCCACTCGGTGGCCTCACCAGGAGACCTGACGGGTATCGGTATCGGCATATCGCAGTTCATGCAGCGATTCAACCAGTCTGGCATCACGCAAACGAGACTCGCCCTCGACTCCATTTCGACGCTCCTGTCCTACGTCGAAGTGCGGACGGTGTTCAAGTTCTGCCATGTGCTCACCGCCCGACTCGAAGCGGTTGGCTATCTCGGCGTGTTCACCCTCGATACCGGCGCACACGACGAACAGGCCGTAAACACCATCAAACAGGTGTTCGACGGCATGATAGAACTCCGGGAGAGCGACGCCGGCATCGAGATGCGCGTGGTTGGACTCGGCGGCAAGCGCACGAAGTGGACGGCGTACGAACCCAATCACTCTTAGGCGATGGCGCGCTACCTCGCAGTCGAATGAGTGACCAGCCGGGGGTGGCAGAAGTTGACGACGCAGACTGGCGCGACTACTTCGGCTTCGACACCCCCTACGACCAGCAGGCGAAGGTCATAGAGCGCACCATCCGGACGGCAAAGGGGAAGGGCTACTTCGTCTTCGAAGGCCCGTGTGGCACGGGCAAGACCATGGCCGCGCTCACCGCCGCGTCGTATCTCATCCGCGAAACAGACCTCTACGACCGCGTGGTCGTCGTCACGCCGGTCAAACAGCAACTCGCGCAGTTCGTTGCCGACATGCGCGCGCTCAACGACGGCCGCGACGACCCGCTTTCTGCGGTCGCCCTCGACAGCAAGGGTGACCTCTGTCCCTACGAGCGCGAAGGAATCTTCCCCGGCGATGCGAGCGTCCACGACCGATGTGAAGACTTGAGAGACCACACCAGTTCGCTCGTGAAACTCAACGACGGCGAAAAGGGCGGCCTCCCGAAAGAGAGCGCCATCCCGGGCGTGCGCGAGGACGCAGAGAAGTGGTGGGACCCCGCCCGCGCAGAGAAGCTCGCCGCCGCGGCGAGACAGGACGCAGAAACGTGGCAATCGCTCAACACAGCCACGCTCGAAACGGCCGGAGCCAAATCGCCGTATCCGACCCACCAGCCAACCGCGCCCGACGAGGTGCTCGATACCGACACCGGCAACGGCCCACTCTACTGTCCGTTCGAGGCCGACTGGTACGCCCGCGACAAAGGGTCGCCCGTCGGCTTCGAGCACGGCGAAAACGGCGTCGTAACCATCTCAGAACTCCTGCCCCAGTCGGTCGAACACGGCACCTGTCCCCACCGCGTGATGCAAGTGCTTCTCGGGAACGCAGAGGTCGTCATCGGGAACTACATGCACCTGTTCGACGGCCAGACGCGGGTGCTCACCGACGCCATTTTGGACGAGAACACGTTCGTCATCGTGGACGAGGCCCACCGCGTCGAAGAGCGCGTTAGAGACATCCTTTCTGACCGCGTTGGCCTCCACTCGCTGCGACGGGCGCGCGGCGATTTGCAGATGCTCACCAAACACGCGAGCAAGACGCGCGAGCACAAAATGGAGGTGAACGAAGCCCTCGGGACCTACGAGGTATCCTTAGACCACGTTCACCGCGCCATCGAGTTTTATAACGCCGTCATGGACTGGATGGACGAGCGCATCACCGCCCATCTCGACCAAGAATTCGACGACTGGCACCGGTTGATTCAGTACGACGAGTTCCCCGAAGAAGACATCGAGATTCCGCTCAGACCGCCCGAAAGCGAGGAGATAGACGCCCTCTCGACGTGGGCCAAAGCGGAGGGGTACGGAGAACGCCTCTGGCAGGCGATGGGGCCACTCGGCGTGGCCGTCGATGCCGTCCTCGAAGAAATCGAGCCAAACCGGAGCACGGTCTGCGGTGCGGTTGGCACGCTCATGACCAACTGGTGGGAGAACAGTCGAGCCACCTATTTCCGCGAACTCGTACTCGAATACTCGCCAAAGGAACTCGGCGAGACGGCGAACGTCTGGGAACGGGCGTTCACGCCCGCGCTCACCATGTACAACTGTCTCCCGTCGGCAGAGTGCCGAGAGATATTCAACACCGTCGGCGGCGGCGTGCTGATGAGCGCGACGCTCGAACCGCTCTCCGTATTTACCGAGGTGGTTGGCCTCGCTGACTTCGACCCCGAGCGGCCGGTCGATGCCCACACCTTCGACTTGCGCTTCCCACCCGAAAACCGTGCGACGTGGGGCGTCGACCTGACGCCCTTTACCGCGCGAAATCGCGGGTCGCCAACCGCAGGCGAGGACAACGCAGTGCGCGAAGAGTACGCCTACGCGCTGCGCGAACTCGCCCGCAGTCCCGGGAACGTCCTCATCTGTATGCCGAACTACCGGGAAGCGACGTGGGCGGCAAGCCGGCTGCGTGAGGAGGTCTCAAAGCCAGTGCTCGTGGACGAAAGCTCCTCGAACGAGGACACAGAGGCGCTCAAACAGACCTTCTTCGATGGCGGCGAGAAGGTGCTCGTGACGAGCACGCGGGGAACACTCACCGAAGGTGTCGATTACGACGGCGACAAACTCGCCACCTGCGCGGTCGTGGGCGTCCCGCTCGTGAACACGCGCTCACCCCGGGTTCGAGCGGTTCGCTTCGCCTACGCGGAGGCCTTCGGCTCGGAGAATGCCTTCACCTATGCGCTTACGGTTCCGGCGGTTCGTCGGACGCGCCAGGCGCTCGGTCGCGTGATTCGTGGCCCGGACGAACGTGGCGTGCGTGCGCTTATCGACCAGCGGTACTGTGAGACGACGAGACGCGATGACGTTCGTGCGTGTCTGTCTGCAGAAGAGCGCACTGAACAGGTACGAATGACCCCGATGTTCCTGTCCGCGCAGATTGAACAATTTTGGAACAACGTGGGAGATTCGTGAACAAACCGATACCTTAGTATATAATCACATCAACCATGTACTATGTGGGATGGACACACCCCTGACACTGAGCAACAGCGCTGTTGCCCAATCTGCAACCGGCCCGTCACTGGAACCGTCATCAGCGGGCCCGAGAACGCTGCGTTCCGTCCGTGTGGCCATCATATCCATCCGGTGAAACTCGACTAATCCCAGAACGATTTGGTGCGGGCGTACTGGCGTTCTTGTCCCAGAATATCGCGATAGAACTCGTCTTCGTTTTCGCGTAACTTGCCGATGATACGCGCGGCGTTGTGCGGTCCGACGCCGCGGGCGGCGAGCGCGATAATGGCTTGCTTGCCGTGGCTCTGGACGAGGCTTGCAGACCGATAGGCTCGACGGGTCATTTTCTCTTGGTCGTCGTCCTTCTCGCGTGCTTTGACCGCCGAAACAACTTCGTCGGCCCACGGATTGAGCGCGGCAATCCGACTCGATTCGCACAGGGGACACTGTGGCTGGTCGGGGATTCTCCGCACCTTTTGTGTGCGTTCCCACTCCTGACAGTGGAGACAAAAGAGCAGCAGCTGGTCTTCCTGAATGCGTTCTTTCACCGTCTGGATAACGCTCGCATCCGCATTTTCGGGCGCGAGCAGTTCCCGACCAGACGAGCGCCCGTCAATGCCAATCGCCGTTCGGCCGCCAACGGTGACGAGCTCGATGTCGCCCGACTGCATCCGCGAGAGCACCTCGGCCGCCCGTCCCACGTCCAAATCCTCGTGGAGGATTTCGCGCACGGCTTCGTCGTACACGGGGGTTTCATCCAGTGCGGCGAGCAGGCGGCCGAGGCCGAACTGACGGCGCGAATCGCCCTGCCAACTCTGGAGCGAGCCGAACTTTGCTGCGACCTGTGCGAGCTTGAACTTGAGCGCGTCTGCGTTTTTCAGGCTCAACTCAATGAGTGGCTTAAGGTGGTCAGGGTCGGTCGATTCGAGCACTTCAACCACCGTACGCGCCGTCACGTCGCGGGGCACTTCGAGTTCGATGCGGTAGGGGTCTACGTCGAGGCCGACCGACGAACCAGTGCGCTGGCCAATCAATGCAGACAGCACGCGCCCGAGCGTTTCGTTCACCTTGTGGCCGAAACAGGCGTTGACGACCAGCGTCCGACCCTGGAATTCGATGACGACACGGTCGTCCGTCGGCACGGGATGGTCCTGTTCTCGCTGTCGAACGAGCGGCTTGAGCGCTTCTTCGATGGTTCTGCGGTCTGCGGGGTAGCGTTTGCCGAGGAAGCGCGCGACGGCTTCGCGGTCGTCGTTTCCCTCTACCTGGCTGGCGGCGACTTCCCGAACCTCACCGACCTCTTGGGCAACCTCGAACGGCACTGGAATCTCGCTTCCCGTCCACGACGGCACTTCGCCGGAGGGGTCTTCGATGGGTGTCACCTGCACGCGTTGTTCTTCCTCGTCGATTTCGGTGATGCGCCACATCTCGCCGCGCTGGATGAACACCTCACCCGCCCCAGCGAAGTTCACGACGAAGCGCTCGTCTAGCGTGCCGACCTGCCGCCCACTCGCCATGTCGTACACCTCGAACGTCTCCTCGTCGGGAATCATCGAGAGGTTCGCGTAGAAGTACCGCCACGTTCCCCCACCCTTCGAGAGCAGGTCTTTCTCCTCGTCCAGCCAGAGGATGCGATTGTGCGAGAGCTCTTTTATGACTTCCTTGAACTGCCCTTCGGTGAGGTCAGCAAACGGGTAGGCGCGCGTCACGATTTCGTAAGCCTTGCGCCCCGAGATGTCACCGAAGTCCATCACGATGCCTGCAATCTGGTTTGCGACGGTGTCGAGGCTGCCATGATGAATGTTCGTCTCCTCGACGTCGTTCACCCCGGCCCGGCGGGCGATGACCATCGCCTCGAAGGTGTCGTCCGGCCGGGTCGTGATGATGGTTCCGTAGGAGGTGGCATCCCGTCGGTGTCCGGCCCGGCCGACGCGCTGGAGCATCCGCGAAACCTCGCGCGGGCTCGAATACTGGATGACGTGGTCAACACGCCCCACGTCGATACCGAGTTCCATCGAGGAAGTACAGAGCAGGGCATCGAGTTCTCCGGCTTTGAACTGGTCTTCGACCTCCACGCG from Haladaptatus sp. ZSTT2 encodes:
- a CDS encoding response regulator, with the translated sequence MGDEDRPVILVVEDEADVAETYEIWLSGKYDVTVAQNGREALAAITEAVDVVLLDRMMPGLSGDEVLSTIRERDLNCRVAMVTAVEPDFDIIDMGFDAYLSKPVSKAQLHDTVDSLVERATYSALLQEYYALAETKAALMTGKRIEKLEQNDAYNELEAKLADVKARLNETQGGFTDETSFISALRDLGGTNGDQS
- a CDS encoding RAD55 family ATPase, which produces METNRNTDTDQVGYELEGVLPEETLRVSPGTNILIAGPPMSGKQDLALSILAQGATDGEGSVIVSTDRSADSINKEFTKRVPNLNHDSFGIVESRESGGSAKDEFVHSVASPGDLTGIGIGISQFMQRFNQSGITQTRLALDSISTLLSYVEVRTVFKFCHVLTARLEAVGYLGVFTLDTGAHDEQAVNTIKQVFDGMIELRESDAGIEMRVVGLGGKRTKWTAYEPNHS
- a CDS encoding ATP-dependent DNA helicase codes for the protein MSDQPGVAEVDDADWRDYFGFDTPYDQQAKVIERTIRTAKGKGYFVFEGPCGTGKTMAALTAASYLIRETDLYDRVVVVTPVKQQLAQFVADMRALNDGRDDPLSAVALDSKGDLCPYEREGIFPGDASVHDRCEDLRDHTSSLVKLNDGEKGGLPKESAIPGVREDAEKWWDPARAEKLAAAARQDAETWQSLNTATLETAGAKSPYPTHQPTAPDEVLDTDTGNGPLYCPFEADWYARDKGSPVGFEHGENGVVTISELLPQSVEHGTCPHRVMQVLLGNAEVVIGNYMHLFDGQTRVLTDAILDENTFVIVDEAHRVEERVRDILSDRVGLHSLRRARGDLQMLTKHASKTREHKMEVNEALGTYEVSLDHVHRAIEFYNAVMDWMDERITAHLDQEFDDWHRLIQYDEFPEEDIEIPLRPPESEEIDALSTWAKAEGYGERLWQAMGPLGVAVDAVLEEIEPNRSTVCGAVGTLMTNWWENSRATYFRELVLEYSPKELGETANVWERAFTPALTMYNCLPSAECREIFNTVGGGVLMSATLEPLSVFTEVVGLADFDPERPVDAHTFDLRFPPENRATWGVDLTPFTARNRGSPTAGEDNAVREEYAYALRELARSPGNVLICMPNYREATWAASRLREEVSKPVLVDESSSNEDTEALKQTFFDGGEKVLVTSTRGTLTEGVDYDGDKLATCAVVGVPLVNTRSPRVRAVRFAYAEAFGSENAFTYALTVPAVRRTRQALGRVIRGPDERGVRALIDQRYCETTRRDDVRACLSAEERTEQVRMTPMFLSAQIEQFWNNVGDS
- a CDS encoding DEAD/DEAH box helicase translates to MSDGEVAGADAFTYLGEAVRTALSARGFSTPTAPQRRAIPPLASGRDALVIAPTGTGKTETAMLPVFDAIVEKPPEERAGISALYITPLRALNRDMRSRLDWWGDTLDVTVDVRHGDTTQYQRTKQANDPPDVLVTTPETLQAMLTGKKLRQALSDVSHVVVDEVHELAASKRGAQLTIGLERLRELAGPFQRIGLSATVGDPREVGKFLTGDRGCAIVEVDVGSRVDLTVFEPAITAEDDRLAGRLMTEADIASHVRAIRDLVDGHESTLIFVNTRQTAEALGSRFNELDLNIGVHHGSLSRDARVEVEDQFKAGELDALLCTSSMELGIDVGRVDHVIQYSSPREVSRMLQRVGRAGHRRDATSYGTIITTRPDDTFEAMVIARRAGVNDVEETNIHHGSLDTVANQIAGIVMDFGDISGRKAYEIVTRAYPFADLTEGQFKEVIKELSHNRILWLDEEKDLLSKGGGTWRYFYANLSMIPDEETFEVYDMASGRQVGTLDERFVVNFAGAGEVFIQRGEMWRITEIDEEEQRVQVTPIEDPSGEVPSWTGSEIPVPFEVAQEVGEVREVAASQVEGNDDREAVARFLGKRYPADRRTIEEALKPLVRQREQDHPVPTDDRVVIEFQGRTLVVNACFGHKVNETLGRVLSALIGQRTGSSVGLDVDPYRIELEVPRDVTARTVVEVLESTDPDHLKPLIELSLKNADALKFKLAQVAAKFGSLQSWQGDSRRQFGLGRLLAALDETPVYDEAVREILHEDLDVGRAAEVLSRMQSGDIELVTVGGRTAIGIDGRSSGRELLAPENADASVIQTVKERIQEDQLLLFCLHCQEWERTQKVRRIPDQPQCPLCESSRIAALNPWADEVVSAVKAREKDDDQEKMTRRAYRSASLVQSHGKQAIIALAARGVGPHNAARIIGKLRENEDEFYRDILGQERQYARTKSFWD